The genome window GGCTGAAGCGCAATCCGTGGTTCGAGACCGATCTTCTGCCCGAATTGCGCGCCCGTGTGACGGAGGTTCTGCAATGACGGCACTCGATCGAGCCCACGAGGCGATGGAGACCGCGCCCGACGACGACAGTGCCCGCCTGGCCTTCTACGAACGCTTGGCCGATGCGGAGCTCTTCCTCCTCCTCAAAGCCGAACCCGAGGGGGCCACGCTGGACCCGCGGATCTTCGAGACGTCGCAGGGCAGCTTCGTGCTGGTTTTCGACCGGGCGGAGCGTCTGTCGGACTTCGCCGAGGGTCAGGCTCCCTTCGCCGCCCTGTCGGGCCGTGTGCTCTGCACCATGCTTCAGGGACAGGGCGTGGGCCTCGCGCTCAATCCCGGTGTCGCACCCTCGTCGTTCCTGCTGACGCCCGCCTCGGTCGATTGGCTGGTCGAGACTCTGTCTGACGGGCCCGACGAGGTCGAGGCCCGCCCGACCGAGCTCGGCGCGCCCTCGGGCCTGCCGGAGAGGCTTCTGACCGCGCTCGACACCAAGCTCGCCACGGCAACTGGGCTCGCGCGGATGGCCTATCTGGTCGAGGCGACGTTCGAGGGGGGAGGGCGCACGCATCTTCTGGCCTTCATCGACGCCGCCCGCGGGGCCGAGGGGGCATTGTCGCGCGCGGTGCGCGAGGCGCTGGTCTTCTCCGGTCTCGAGGCAGGTGCGCTCGACGTGGCGTTCTTCGATGCCTCCGACGCGATGGCGGGGCGGCTGGCGCGGGTGGGGCTCCGGTTCGATTTGCCGGTCTTCGAGCCGCCGAAGCCCTTCACGCCCGGTGGCGACCCCGATACGCCGCCCAAACTACGCTAGTAGCCCGCGCTGCGATCGACCACGTTCTCGAGCGCTTGGCCACGTTCGGCCCGCGCGATGTTGTCGACGATGGCGCGCGATGCGCTGGGCGCGCGGGTGGCCGAGGCGATATGCGGCGTTACGGTCACGCGCGGATGGGTCCAGAACGGATGATCCTTCGGCAGCGGCTCGGTCCGGAAGGTATCGAGCGTCGCATGCGCGATCTGACCAGTTCCGAGCGCGTCGAGAAGCGCCGCCTCATCGACGAGGCCGCCGCGCCCCGGGTTCAGAAGAACCGCGCCCTTGGGCATCAGGGCCAGCCGGCCCGCATCCACGATACCTTCCGTCGCGCGGGTCAGCGGCAGCAGCAGCACCGTGATCTCGCCGTGGCCAAGCGCGGCGGCAAGCCCGTCCTCGCCGTGATGCGTCGCGATACCGTCCAGATCCTTGGGCGACCGGCTCCATCCTGCCACGTCGAAATTCAGACGCGACAGTGCGTCCGCGCAGGCCGCGCCAAGCGCGCCGAGGCCCAGGATCGTCACCTTCCTGTCGCGGGCGAGCGGCGGGGCGGCACCGGTCCATTCGCCATCGAGTCCGTGGATTTGCGCGTCCATCCCCAGATGGTGGCGCAGGACATGGCCCGTCACGTATTCAACCATTCCCTCGGTCAGGCCGGGATCGACCATGCGTGTCAGCGGTACTTCGAGCGTATCGTTTCCCACGATATCCTCGACCCCGGCCCAGAGGCTCAGCACAGCGCGCAGGCGGGGAAAGCCCGAGAAATCCGACAGACCGCCATTCGGGGCATGAACGATGTAATCGACCTCCTCCGCCGGATGATCGCGCGACAGATCCGCCTCGAGCCCCGTCTCGGACAGGGCACGGGTCAGGTAGGGGCGGTATTCGTCCCACTTGTCGTCGCGCGCGGCAAAGAGGATGCGGAGGGTGCGGTCGGTCATCAGCGGCCTCTCGGGCGGTGGACATGGGCGGATTGCGCGAGCCCGAAGCCCGCCAGCAGGACGAGCATTGCCGACCCGCCGTAACTGACCAGCGGCAGCGGGACGCCCACGACCGGGGCAAGGCCCATCACCATCGCCATGTTGATTGCAAAGAACAGGAAGAAGGTCGTCGCCACGCCAAGCGTCACCAGCGACCCGAATCGGTCGCGGTTGCGGAATGCCGACACCGCACAGAAGATCACGATCGTGACGTAGAGCGACAGGAGCGACACGGCCCCCACGAAGCCGAATTCCTCGGCGAGGGTGGTGAAGATGAAGTCGGTATGCTTCTCGGGCAGGAAATTCAGGCGCGATTGCGTGCCCTGCATGAAGCCGCGACCGGTCCATCCACCCGACCCGAGCGCGATCTTGGATTGCGTGATGTGGTATCCCGCGCCGAGCGGGTCGTTCGCGGGGTCGAGGAACGTGTCGATCCGGCGATACTGGTAATCCTTCAAAAGCTGCCAATCCGTCCCGCGAGAGCTCAGAACCGCGCTGACCAATCCCACGCCCGCCCCGATCACGGCCATGAAATACCACCAGCTGACCCCCGCGAGGAACATCACGACCCCGCCGCCCGTCACGAGGAGCAACGCGGTTCCGAGATCGGGCTGTCGCAGCACGAGGTAGGTCGGCAGCGCAATCAGCAGCAACGGCACGACGAGCCAGACCGGTCGCGAGGTCTTCGACGTGTCGAGCCAGTCGTAATAGGCGGCAAGCACCATCACGAGCGTGATCTTCATGAGCTCGGAGGGTTGCAGCCGGATGATCCCGAGATCGATCCAGCGTTGCGCACCCATGCCCGTCTCGCCGAAGAACTCGACCCCCAGAAGCAGCACGAGCGAGACCCCATAGGCAAGCCCGGCAACGTTGCGCCAGAACCAGATCGGCACCATCCCGATGACGAACATCACTGTAAGGCCGAACGCGAAACGTTCCATCTGCGGCTCGGCCCAGGGGTACATCGACCCACCGGCAACGGAATAGAGCATCATGAACCCGACCGAGGCGACCGTGCAGAGCAGGACGACGAGCGGCCAGTTCAGATAGAGGATCTTCGACAGGCCCGTGGGCACGAGCTTGACGTTGTATTCGAGATAGCTCACGCGCGGCCGCTCCGCTCGGTGGGGCGGAAATCCTGCCGCAAGTCGAGTTCGCTCAGGAACTGGCCGATCCGGCCCCTCTGCGCCGATGGATAGCTTTCGACCGGTGGCATCTTGCCGTGCAGCGCATAGAGAAGGATGTCGCGCGCGATGGGGGCCGCGACCGACGACCCGCCGCCGCCATGCTCCACCACGACCGAGACCGAGATATGCGGGTTGTTGAAGGGGGCGTAGCCCACATAGAGCGCATGGTCGCGCTGTTCCCAGGGGACGTCGTTGTTGCTGACGACGACGCTGCGCACCTGGCTCGTCCCCGTCTTGCCGGCCATGCGCATGTCCCCCGCCTCGATGCGCGAGCCGTAGGCGGTGCCGCGGCGCGAATTGCAGACCGCGTCCATGCCGTTCCGGACGATGCGAAGATGCTCGTTCGAGAAGCCCAGCGGCTCAAGGCCGCGGGGCTCGAGCTCCACCCCATCGATCGACTTGACGAGCCGCGGCTCGATCCGCGTGCCCGAGGCGAGCCGGGCGGTCATCACGGCGAGCTGCAGCGGCGTCGAAAGCACGTAGCCCTGGCCGATCGAGGCGTTGAGGCTGTCGCCCACGCGCCAGGGCTGCTGATAGCGCTCCTGGAGCCAGGCCCGGTCGGGCATCGCACCGGGGCTGACGGCCGACATCGGCAGATCGAACCGCTCTCCCAGGCCGAAGCGGCGCGCGGTCTCGGCGATCCTGTCGATGCCGATGCGCTGGGCGAGTTCGTAGTAGTAAACGTCGCAGGATTGCTCGAGCGACTTCTCGAGATCGACCCAGCCATGGCCGCCGCGCTTCCAACAATGAAAGCGCCGGTTGCCCAGCTTGTGGTAGCCGCCGCAATAGAACGTCTCGCCGGGGTTCAGCTGACCCGCATCCATCGCGGCGAGGCTGACCATCATCTTGAAGGTCGATCCCGGCGGATAGGCCCCCTGCACGGCCTTGTTCGACAGCGGGCGATAGATGTTCTCGGTCAGCTCGCCGTAATCGGCGACCGAGATGCCGCGCACGAACTTGTTGGGATCGAAGGACGGTGCGTTGCCGACGGCCAGAAGGTCTCCGTTACGCGTGTCCATCACCACCGCGCTTGCCGACAGGGCCGGTGCGAGGCGGGCCTCGACGAAGTTCTGCAGCCGGCTTTCGACGGTAAGCTGGATGTTCGCGCCCGGAATACCCGGATCGCGGCCGAGCTCGCGCATGACGCGCCCGGCGGCGTTGACCTCGATGCGGCGCGTGCCCGCCTTGCCGCGCAAGTCACGCTCGTACTTCTGCTCGACCCCGGTCTTGCCGATCTGGAATTTCGGGATCTGCAGCAATGGATCGTCGTCGTCGATCCGCTGAAGGTCGTAATCGCTGACCGGGCCGACATAGCCGATGATATGGGCGTGATCCTCGGCCAGCGGATAGTTCCGGGTAAGGCCCACATCGGGCGTGATGCCCGGAAGGGCAGGGGCGTTGACCGCGACTGCTGCGATGTCCTCCCAGCTGCGCTGATCGGTCAAGGTGACGGGCACGAAGGGCGAGCGGCGCGCGATTTCCTTCTTCGCGCGCTCGAGCTCGACCGGGTCGAGATAGATGAGGTCCCCCAGCCGGGCGATCACCTCGTCGACATCGCCCGCATCCTCGCGCACGATGACGATGCGGTAGTTCTGCGCGTTCTCGGCGAGCGGGATGCCGTTGCGATCGAAGATCAGGCCCCGCGCCGGCGCGATGAGGCGCATGTTGATGCGGTTCTCCTCAGCCAGCAGGCGGAACTGGTCGGCCTGCTCGACCTGCATCTGGCGCATCCGCCACCCGAGAACCCCTGCCACGCCGAGCTGCAGGCCGCCGAGCACGAGCCCCCGTCGGGAGATGCCGCGCAGGCTCGTCTCGGTGTCGCGTGGCGTGCGTTTCATGCGCGCGATCCTTCTCTCTCGGCGGGTCCGGCGGATCTCACCCCCATCACGAAGGCGCTGAAGGCGACGACCGCTGGATAGCAGGCCGCCGTGATGAATACGTGAACGAGGATGGCCGTCAGCGGCGGTCGCGGCACGGCGAAAAGCGCGAGAACGAGCCCGTTCAGGATCGTCAGCGCAAAGAGGACGGCCGTCACCATCATCCACTCCACAAGAAACGGCAGTTCGGCACTGACGTTCCTCCGCACCCGCAGGAATTCGAGCCCCAGCAGGACAAGCGCCGTCCAGAGGCCGAGCGGCCGCATGAAGAGGATGTCGGATACGAGGATCACGCCCGCCACCAGAAGGACCGGCACGTAGGCGGGCTTGCGCAACACCCACGCGAAGGCCAGCAGCACCAGCAGATCGGGCGCGGGAAGGGCGTCCGCCGAAATGTGGAAGGGCAGGATATGGATGAAGATCACGCAGGCCGATACCGCGAGGAATCCCGCGCGATACGTCCAACGGCGGAGCGTGAGCGGATCAACCATCGACCGGCTCCGGGGCCTGGGCCACGGTGGCGGGCGGGCGATCCGGCACGACGAGCGTTCCCGGATCGCTCACCGGCGCGCCGGGATGCGATCGCAGGACGCGCAGGAATTCCAGCCGTTCGTAATCTGCGGCAAGCCGGACCCGCAGGCGGCGATCGGTGCCCTCGACGACCTGACCCACGAGAAGGCCCGCGGGCAGCATGCCGCCGTCGCCCGAACTTACCACACGGTCGCCGGGCCTGACCGCATCGGCCGTCTCGAGGAAGTCGAGCGGGGGGAGCTTGGAATTGTCGCCCGCCAGGATCGCACGCTGGCCGGAGGGTTGCACCGTGACGGGCACGCGGCTGTTGTTGTCGGTCATCAGGATCACCCGGCTCGACGTCTGCCCCACGCCCGAGATCCGCCCCACGAGTCCGAGCCCGTCGGTCGTGGCCCAGCCGTCGCGGATCCCGTCGCGCGAGCCAAGATTCAGCAGGACGGAATTGCGGAAGGGCGATCCGCTATCTGCCAGCACCACGCCGGTGATGAAGGTGAGCTTCGGGTCGAGCCGCACCTTGTTCAGATCGAGCAGCTTTGCGTTCTGCTGTTCGAGCTGCAGCGCGGCCTCCTTCCAGGCCTTCATCTGCTGCAGCTCGCGGCGCAGATCGCGGTTCTGCTCGTAGATGCGCGTGTAGCTCTCGAAGTTCTCGACCATGCCTGCGAGCTGGGTGACGGGGATGAGCGCCCATTCGAAGCTCGGCACGATCTCGTCGACGATCTGGGCGCGGAACCGCTCCGCCCTGGGACTGTCGATCCGCCAGAAAAGGAACACCCCGAGGAGGAGCACGACGACGATCCCGGTCAGGATGCGCCTCACCGGCCGGACGAAATCTTCCGAATTGTGCCTGTCCGTCGCCATAACGCCCCTTCGACCCCGGCCTTTCCGCCAAGGCGTTCAAGGTTCAGCTGTCGTAGTCTATCACATGCCTGAGCTGTTTTTCGTATTCCAGCGCCTTGCCGGTGCCGACGGCAACACAATTCAGTGCCTCGTCCGCGATCGACACGGCAAGACCCGTCTGCTCGCGCAGCGCGAGGTCGAGCTCGCCCAGAAGCGCGCCACCCCCCGTGAGCATGACGCCGCGATCGACGATGTCCGCGGCGAGATCCGGCGGCGTCGCCTCGAGCGCGATCATCACGGCCTCGCAGATGGCCTGCACGGGCTCGGCCAGTGCCTCGGCGACCTGCGCCTGGTTGATCTCGGTCTCTTTCGGCACGCCGTTCAGAAGATCGCGGCCGCGGATCTGCAGCGATGCGCCACGGCCGTCATCGGGCATGCGGCTCGTGCCGATGGAGGTCTTGATGCGTTCGGCCGTGGCCTCGCCGATCAGCAGGTTGTGCTGGCGGCGCAGGTAGCTGATGATCGCCTCGTCCATGCGATCGCCGCCCACGCGCACGCTGCGCGCATAGACGATGTCGCCAAGGCTCAGAACCGCGACCTCGGTCGTCCCGCCGCCCACATCCACGACCATGGAGCCGGTCGGGTCTGTGATCGGCATGCCCGATCCGATGGCGGCCGCGATTGGCTCGGCGATGAGGCCCGCCTTGCGCGCGCCCGCGCTGATCACCGATTGCCTTATCGCACGCTTTTCCACGGGCGTGGCACCGTGCGGGACGCAAACGATGATCTTGGGCTTCGAGAAGGTCGTCCGCTTGTGGACCTTGCGGATGAAGTGCTTGATCATGTCCTCGGCGACGTCGAAATCGGCAATCACGCCTTCGCGCATCGGCCGGATCGCCTGGATCGAGCCGGGCGTGCGGCCCAGCATGAGCTTCGCGTCCTCGCCGACGGCGAGAACCTGCTTGCGCCCGTCGCGCACGTGGAACGCCACGACCGACGGTTCGTTCAGTACGATACCGCGTCCCTTGACGTAGACTAAAGTATTGGCGGTCCCCAAGTCTATCGCCATGTCCGAGGAGAAGATCCCGGTCAAACTGCTCATCTCATGCGTCCCCAATCGCGTGGCGCGACAGCGACGGGTCGAGTCGACCCGACGGCCCGCGTTCGGGCCTTATAAGGATTGCTCAGTTCAGGCGAAAGGGCGCTGCCGGGGGGTGGCGGCGTAATTCTGCCGGGATCGCACCCGCCGGAGCCGATCCCGCGGCGGAGGTTTCGCGGCGAAACCTCCGCACATGGGGACTGAGCGATCGCTCAGCCCGCGTCCTTGTAGCTGACGGCCTTGGTATCGCTCCCGGCTTCGGTGGTGCGACGCTTGACCAGAAGGCGGTTCAGCGCCGCGATATAGGCGCGCGCGCTTGCCACGACGGTATCTGTATCGGCGGACTGGCCGGTCACGATGCGTCCGTCTTCCTCCATCCGGACGGTGACGGTCGCCTGTGCGTCGGTGCCTTCGGTAACGGCATGAACCTGATAAAGCTGAAGCTGCGCCTCGTGCGGGACAAGGGACTTGACCGCGTTGAAGGCTGCATCGACCGGTCCGTCCCCCTGGGCCGTGACCTGCCGGTCCTCGCCGTCGATCCTCAGCGTCATGTCCGCCGATTGGGGGGCCTCGGTGCCGCAGATGACACGCAGGAACTTGAGCTGCACGGCCTCTTCGCCGGCACCCTGCGCGCGGACGAGCGCCTCGATATCCTCGTCGTAAACTTCCTTCTTGCGATCGGCGAGCTCCTTGAAGCGGACGAAGATGTCGCCGAGCTGGTTGTCGGCCACGTCGAAGCCCAGCTCCTTGAGCTTGGAGCGGAGCGCGGCGCGCCCCGAATGCTTGCCCATGACGAGCGAGGTCTCCTTCAGACCCACATCGGCGGGGCGCATGATCTCGAAGGTCTCGGCGTTCTTCAGCATGCCATCCTGATGGATGCCCGACTCGTGCGCGAAGGCGTTCTTGCCGACGATCGCCTTGTTGAACTGCACGGGAAAGCCGCTGATCGTCGAGACGCGGCGTGAGATCGCCATCAGCCGCGTGGAATCGACGCCGGTGGACCATGGCATGATGTCGTTGCGGACCTTCAGCGCCATCACCACCTCCTCGAGGGCGGTGTTGCCGGCCCGCTCTCCGAGACCGTTGATCGTGCATTCGATCTGGCGCGCGCCACCGGCAACGGCGGCAAGGCTGTTGGCCGTCGCCATGCCGAGGTCGTTGTGGCAATGCGTGGCGAAGATCACGTCCTCGCCGCCCTCGACCTCGGCGATGAGGCGGCGGATCAGATCGGCGCTCTCGACGGGTGCGGTGTAGCCGACCGTATCGGGGATGTTGATCGTGGTGGCACCGGCCTTGATCGCAATCTCGACGGTGCGCTTGAGAAAGTCCCATTCGGTGCGCGTCGCGTCCATCGGGGACCATTGCACGTTGTCGCAGAGGTTGCGCGCATGGGTCACTGTCTCGTGGATGCGCTCGGCCATCTGGTCCTGGTCGAGATTCGGGATCGCACGGTGCAGCGGCGAGGTGCCGATGAAGGTGTGGATGCGCGGGGATGCCGCGGGTTTCACGGCCTCCCAGGCGCGGTCGATATCCTTGATATTGGCTCGCGCGAGGCCGCAGATCGTGGCCCGCTTCGTCCGCTCGGCAATGGCCTTCACCGCGGCGAAATCGCCTTCGGAGGCGATCGGAAAGCCCGCTTCGATGATGTCGACGCCCATTTCGTCGAGCATTTCGGCCAGTTCGAGCTTTTCGCGGTGGCTCATCGTGGCACCGGGCGATTGCTCTCCGTCGCGCAGCGTCGTGTCGAAGATCAATACCCGGCCGTCATCGGCCTTCTGCAGATCCTGATTGGTCATGGCGTGGGGTCTTTCCTGTCTGTTGCTTGTCCTTCGATCCTTCGGCGCTGGTCCACCCCTGAGCGGTCGCGCCGAGAAGGCACGCTCAGAGGCGCGTAAGGAGAAGAAGCATCAGACCGCGCGGGTCGTTATGGAGGATGCGCGTTTTCATGGCACCGACAATAGCCGCGATTCGGCAAATGAAAACCCCTCGTTTGACGCGACGTGCAGCGCAGCTAGCTTAAATCGCATGGCTGATGAAAAACGACAGGCGCTGGTCACGGGCGGCGCGAACGGGATCGGGCGGGGCATCGTGGATCACCTGCTCGCCACAGGGTGGCGCGTCGCCGCGCTCGACCGGGATCGAAGTGCGCTTTCCGAACTCGAGGACCGGGCGGATCTGACGACCATCGCCGCCGATGTGAGCGCCGAGGACGAGGTGCGCGAAGCGGTTGGCGGGCTCGACCGGCTCGATCTCCTCGTGTGCAATGCGGGCATCGCCAGCCCCGTGAACGGCGCGATCGAGGATCTCGACCTGTCGGATTGGAACGCCTGGATCGGCACGAACCTGACCGGCACGTTCCTGATGTCGAAATATGCCATTCCGCTCCTGCGCGCGTCGCAGGGAAGCATCGTGACGATGTCGTCGACCCGTGCCTTCATGTCGGAACCCGAAACCGAGGCCTATGCCGCCACCAAGGGCGGCATCGTGGCGCTGACCCATGCGATGGCGATCTCGCTCGGGCCCGAGATCCGCGTGAACGGCATCGCACCCGGCTGGATCGTCACCGGCGATCCCGACGCGCTCGACCCCGACGACCACGCCCAGCATCCGGCGGGCCGTGCGGGCATGCCGCAGGACATCGCCGAGGCCGTCAGCTACCTTGCCGATGCCGGTTTCGTGACGGGT of Palleronia sp. LCG004 contains these proteins:
- a CDS encoding SseB family protein, translating into MTALDRAHEAMETAPDDDSARLAFYERLADAELFLLLKAEPEGATLDPRIFETSQGSFVLVFDRAERLSDFAEGQAPFAALSGRVLCTMLQGQGVGLALNPGVAPSSFLLTPASVDWLVETLSDGPDEVEARPTELGAPSGLPERLLTALDTKLATATGLARMAYLVEATFEGGGRTHLLAFIDAARGAEGALSRAVREALVFSGLEAGALDVAFFDASDAMAGRLARVGLRFDLPVFEPPKPFTPGGDPDTPPKLR
- a CDS encoding glyoxylate/hydroxypyruvate reductase A; translation: MTDRTLRILFAARDDKWDEYRPYLTRALSETGLEADLSRDHPAEEVDYIVHAPNGGLSDFSGFPRLRAVLSLWAGVEDIVGNDTLEVPLTRMVDPGLTEGMVEYVTGHVLRHHLGMDAQIHGLDGEWTGAAPPLARDRKVTILGLGALGAACADALSRLNFDVAGWSRSPKDLDGIATHHGEDGLAAALGHGEITVLLLPLTRATEGIVDAGRLALMPKGAVLLNPGRGGLVDEAALLDALGTGQIAHATLDTFRTEPLPKDHPFWTHPRVTVTPHIASATRAPSASRAIVDNIARAERGQALENVVDRSAGY
- the rodA gene encoding rod shape-determining protein RodA, whose protein sequence is MSYLEYNVKLVPTGLSKILYLNWPLVVLLCTVASVGFMMLYSVAGGSMYPWAEPQMERFAFGLTVMFVIGMVPIWFWRNVAGLAYGVSLVLLLGVEFFGETGMGAQRWIDLGIIRLQPSELMKITLVMVLAAYYDWLDTSKTSRPVWLVVPLLLIALPTYLVLRQPDLGTALLLVTGGGVVMFLAGVSWWYFMAVIGAGVGLVSAVLSSRGTDWQLLKDYQYRRIDTFLDPANDPLGAGYHITQSKIALGSGGWTGRGFMQGTQSRLNFLPEKHTDFIFTTLAEEFGFVGAVSLLSLYVTIVIFCAVSAFRNRDRFGSLVTLGVATTFFLFFAINMAMVMGLAPVVGVPLPLVSYGGSAMLVLLAGFGLAQSAHVHRPRGR
- the mrdA gene encoding penicillin-binding protein 2 translates to MKRTPRDTETSLRGISRRGLVLGGLQLGVAGVLGWRMRQMQVEQADQFRLLAEENRINMRLIAPARGLIFDRNGIPLAENAQNYRIVIVREDAGDVDEVIARLGDLIYLDPVELERAKKEIARRSPFVPVTLTDQRSWEDIAAVAVNAPALPGITPDVGLTRNYPLAEDHAHIIGYVGPVSDYDLQRIDDDDPLLQIPKFQIGKTGVEQKYERDLRGKAGTRRIEVNAAGRVMRELGRDPGIPGANIQLTVESRLQNFVEARLAPALSASAVVMDTRNGDLLAVGNAPSFDPNKFVRGISVADYGELTENIYRPLSNKAVQGAYPPGSTFKMMVSLAAMDAGQLNPGETFYCGGYHKLGNRRFHCWKRGGHGWVDLEKSLEQSCDVYYYELAQRIGIDRIAETARRFGLGERFDLPMSAVSPGAMPDRAWLQERYQQPWRVGDSLNASIGQGYVLSTPLQLAVMTARLASGTRIEPRLVKSIDGVELEPRGLEPLGFSNEHLRIVRNGMDAVCNSRRGTAYGSRIEAGDMRMAGKTGTSQVRSVVVSNNDVPWEQRDHALYVGYAPFNNPHISVSVVVEHGGGGSSVAAPIARDILLYALHGKMPPVESYPSAQRGRIGQFLSELDLRQDFRPTERSGRA
- a CDS encoding rod shape-determining protein MreD: MVDPLTLRRWTYRAGFLAVSACVIFIHILPFHISADALPAPDLLVLLAFAWVLRKPAYVPVLLVAGVILVSDILFMRPLGLWTALVLLGLEFLRVRRNVSAELPFLVEWMMVTAVLFALTILNGLVLALFAVPRPPLTAILVHVFITAACYPAVVAFSAFVMGVRSAGPAEREGSRA
- the mreC gene encoding rod shape-determining protein MreC, which codes for MATDRHNSEDFVRPVRRILTGIVVVLLLGVFLFWRIDSPRAERFRAQIVDEIVPSFEWALIPVTQLAGMVENFESYTRIYEQNRDLRRELQQMKAWKEAALQLEQQNAKLLDLNKVRLDPKLTFITGVVLADSGSPFRNSVLLNLGSRDGIRDGWATTDGLGLVGRISGVGQTSSRVILMTDNNSRVPVTVQPSGQRAILAGDNSKLPPLDFLETADAVRPGDRVVSSGDGGMLPAGLLVGQVVEGTDRRLRVRLAADYERLEFLRVLRSHPGAPVSDPGTLVVPDRPPATVAQAPEPVDG
- a CDS encoding rod shape-determining protein, which translates into the protein MSSLTGIFSSDMAIDLGTANTLVYVKGRGIVLNEPSVVAFHVRDGRKQVLAVGEDAKLMLGRTPGSIQAIRPMREGVIADFDVAEDMIKHFIRKVHKRTTFSKPKIIVCVPHGATPVEKRAIRQSVISAGARKAGLIAEPIAAAIGSGMPITDPTGSMVVDVGGGTTEVAVLSLGDIVYARSVRVGGDRMDEAIISYLRRQHNLLIGEATAERIKTSIGTSRMPDDGRGASLQIRGRDLLNGVPKETEINQAQVAEALAEPVQAICEAVMIALEATPPDLAADIVDRGVMLTGGGALLGELDLALREQTGLAVSIADEALNCVAVGTGKALEYEKQLRHVIDYDS
- a CDS encoding 2-isopropylmalate synthase, giving the protein MTNQDLQKADDGRVLIFDTTLRDGEQSPGATMSHREKLELAEMLDEMGVDIIEAGFPIASEGDFAAVKAIAERTKRATICGLARANIKDIDRAWEAVKPAASPRIHTFIGTSPLHRAIPNLDQDQMAERIHETVTHARNLCDNVQWSPMDATRTEWDFLKRTVEIAIKAGATTINIPDTVGYTAPVESADLIRRLIAEVEGGEDVIFATHCHNDLGMATANSLAAVAGGARQIECTINGLGERAGNTALEEVVMALKVRNDIMPWSTGVDSTRLMAISRRVSTISGFPVQFNKAIVGKNAFAHESGIHQDGMLKNAETFEIMRPADVGLKETSLVMGKHSGRAALRSKLKELGFDVADNQLGDIFVRFKELADRKKEVYDEDIEALVRAQGAGEEAVQLKFLRVICGTEAPQSADMTLRIDGEDRQVTAQGDGPVDAAFNAVKSLVPHEAQLQLYQVHAVTEGTDAQATVTVRMEEDGRIVTGQSADTDTVVASARAYIAALNRLLVKRRTTEAGSDTKAVSYKDAG
- a CDS encoding SDR family oxidoreductase, whose product is MADEKRQALVTGGANGIGRGIVDHLLATGWRVAALDRDRSALSELEDRADLTTIAADVSAEDEVREAVGGLDRLDLLVCNAGIASPVNGAIEDLDLSDWNAWIGTNLTGTFLMSKYAIPLLRASQGSIVTMSSTRAFMSEPETEAYAATKGGIVALTHAMAISLGPEIRVNGIAPGWIVTGDPDALDPDDHAQHPAGRAGMPQDIAEAVSYLADAGFVTGQILTLDGGMTRKMIYRE